From Cellulosimicrobium sp. ES-005, one genomic window encodes:
- a CDS encoding GNAT family N-acetyltransferase has protein sequence MTGRVADGPRLTRAGAAVPGRAREESLDGGLRGQDADVAFADVADDDVEDVVALWRACDLTRPWNDPYRDLADARLGETSTVLVGRATRDLPGRASADGDPGGGPSGVVRAGEVVASAMAGVDGHRGWLYYVAVDPRLQGTGTGRATVVAAEAWLAAQGARAVRLMVRSTNDAVRGFYERLGYVDQECVVLGRPLGAADARDAGR, from the coding sequence GTGACGGGGCGCGTCGCGGACGGACCGCGGCTGACGCGCGCGGGCGCCGCCGTGCCCGGGCGGGCGCGTGAGGAGTCGCTCGACGGCGGCCTCCGCGGTCAGGACGCGGACGTCGCCTTCGCGGACGTCGCGGACGACGACGTCGAGGACGTCGTCGCCCTGTGGCGCGCGTGCGACCTCACCCGGCCGTGGAACGACCCGTACCGCGACCTCGCGGACGCCCGGCTGGGGGAGACGTCCACGGTGCTCGTGGGCCGGGCGACGCGCGACCTCCCGGGACGGGCGTCCGCCGACGGCGACCCCGGCGGCGGTCCCAGCGGCGTCGTCCGCGCGGGCGAGGTCGTCGCGTCGGCGATGGCCGGCGTCGACGGGCACCGCGGCTGGCTGTACTACGTCGCCGTGGACCCGCGCCTGCAGGGCACCGGCACGGGTCGCGCCACGGTCGTCGCGGCGGAGGCGTGGCTCGCCGCGCAGGGCGCGCGCGCCGTGCGCCTCATGGTGCGCTCGACCAACGACGCGGTCCGCGGCTTCTACGAGCGCCTCGGCTACGTCGACCAGGAGTGCGTCGTCCTCGGTCGACCGCTCGGCGCGGCGGACGCGCGCGACGCCGGGCGATGA
- a CDS encoding GNAT family N-acetyltransferase produces MTTTAWAPDADDLAALEAEHRARVRALDPLVAVPDLGAAPDDARLLAVRLLDGSRAAGLLTAGDVGADSSTALFRPLREHRLRARAAGPDVPGAVAALLAAWAARVAGDPGVPPVGDGVRQVGPAPRDHGMVLLWPSRDVEAVAALAAHGMRPTVHLAARRGTAPAASRGRAGAVVRDATADDVPALVAHQLAELAYDELVGAARVRPGAREHLATQVAGAVANPATTFLVATAARAEARGGASGERGEDVLGVVAVEPPERSGAVAGTVTAGPVSYLVLLHVTGAARGAGVGGALVDAALARVRERAGKDAVVLLHHGVLNPLSAPFWARQGFRPVLTTWELPVTGPVGPTT; encoded by the coding sequence ATGACGACGACGGCCTGGGCGCCGGACGCCGACGACCTGGCCGCGCTCGAGGCCGAGCACCGTGCGCGGGTGCGCGCGCTCGACCCGCTCGTCGCGGTCCCCGACCTGGGCGCCGCGCCGGACGACGCGCGGCTGCTCGCGGTCCGGCTGCTCGACGGGTCCCGGGCCGCGGGTCTCCTCACGGCCGGCGACGTCGGCGCCGACTCGTCGACCGCGCTGTTCCGCCCGCTGCGCGAGCACCGGCTGCGCGCACGGGCGGCCGGCCCCGACGTCCCGGGCGCGGTCGCCGCGCTCCTCGCCGCCTGGGCGGCGCGCGTCGCCGGGGACCCGGGCGTCCCGCCCGTCGGCGACGGCGTGCGCCAGGTGGGCCCGGCACCGCGCGACCACGGCATGGTCCTCCTGTGGCCGAGCCGGGACGTCGAGGCCGTCGCGGCGCTCGCCGCGCACGGGATGCGCCCGACCGTCCACCTGGCGGCGCGGCGCGGGACGGCACCCGCCGCGTCGCGGGGTCGTGCCGGTGCGGTCGTGCGCGACGCGACGGCCGACGACGTCCCGGCGCTCGTGGCGCACCAGCTCGCCGAGCTCGCGTACGACGAGCTCGTGGGCGCGGCCCGGGTGCGCCCCGGAGCCCGGGAGCACCTCGCGACCCAGGTCGCGGGCGCGGTGGCGAACCCGGCCACGACGTTCCTCGTCGCGACGGCGGCCCGGGCCGAGGCTCGCGGGGGCGCGTCCGGGGAGCGAGGCGAGGACGTCCTGGGCGTGGTCGCGGTCGAGCCGCCGGAGCGGTCCGGGGCGGTCGCCGGGACGGTCACGGCCGGACCGGTCTCCTACCTGGTGCTCCTGCACGTGACCGGCGCGGCGCGCGGCGCCGGGGTCGGCGGTGCGCTCGTCGACGCGGCGCTCGCGCGCGTGCGGGAACGCGCCGGGAAGGACGCGGTCGTGCTCCTGCACCACGGCGTCCTCAACCCGCTCTCGGCGCCGTTCTGGGCGCGCCAGGGCTTCCGCCCCGTGCTCACGACCTGGGAGCTGCCCGTCACCGGTCCTGTCGGTCCGACGACGTAG
- a CDS encoding succinic semialdehyde dehydrogenase gives MTSSSGTPGSGPGEGAALDGLIDPENPAATYVLEPDVVAPLAQRVVTSNEAGMHRSVLPFTGAPLAAFPVSSVEDVARAVERARAAQPAWAALPVRERAAVLRRFGELVLARQSDGLDLIQMESGKSRRSAFEEVADVAILTRHYARRGPRYLADRRAPGMLPVLTGTRVHRRPVGVVGVVAPWNYPLTLAFAEAVPALVAGNAVVLKPDPQTTLTALWGAELLEEAGLPADLFLVVAGGGDVGAAVTDHVDHIAFTGSTATGRKVAARAGERLIGATLELGGKNPLYVAADADVRAAARGAVRACFSNSGQLCVSIERLVLHEDVADAFLDEFVPLVREMRLGAGLDYSADMGSLTSQAQLDRVVAHVEDAIARGARVLAGGVHRADIGPWFYAPTVLDDVPDDAACAREETFGPVVSVRRVASDDEAVRVMNDSEFGLNASVWTRDVARGRRIAARVEAGTVNVNDGYSAAWGSVGAPMGGFKASGLGRRHGREGIEALTEAQTISVQRGANQGLTLDTLYEIGGELPSRVLTSALDVMRRLRLP, from the coding sequence ATGACGAGCTCATCCGGCACCCCCGGCAGCGGACCCGGCGAGGGCGCCGCGCTGGACGGCCTGATCGACCCCGAGAACCCCGCGGCGACGTACGTGCTCGAGCCCGACGTCGTCGCACCGCTCGCGCAGCGCGTCGTCACCAGCAACGAGGCGGGCATGCACCGCTCCGTCCTGCCCTTCACGGGCGCGCCGCTCGCCGCGTTCCCGGTGTCCTCCGTCGAGGACGTCGCGCGGGCTGTCGAGCGGGCGCGGGCCGCGCAGCCGGCGTGGGCGGCGCTCCCCGTCCGGGAGCGCGCGGCCGTGCTGCGGCGGTTCGGCGAGCTCGTGCTCGCGCGCCAGTCCGACGGCCTCGACCTCATCCAGATGGAGTCCGGCAAGTCGCGCCGCAGCGCGTTCGAGGAGGTCGCCGACGTCGCGATCCTCACGCGCCACTACGCGCGGCGCGGCCCGCGCTACCTCGCCGACCGGCGGGCGCCGGGGATGCTGCCCGTGCTCACCGGCACGCGCGTGCACCGTCGCCCCGTGGGCGTGGTCGGCGTCGTCGCGCCGTGGAACTACCCGCTGACGCTCGCGTTCGCCGAGGCCGTGCCCGCGCTCGTGGCGGGCAACGCCGTCGTGCTCAAGCCGGACCCGCAGACGACGCTCACCGCGCTGTGGGGCGCGGAGCTGCTCGAGGAGGCGGGCCTGCCCGCGGACCTGTTCCTCGTCGTCGCGGGCGGGGGAGACGTCGGCGCCGCGGTGACCGACCACGTGGACCACATCGCGTTCACCGGCTCGACGGCCACCGGCCGCAAGGTCGCCGCGCGGGCGGGAGAGCGCCTCATCGGCGCGACGCTCGAGCTCGGCGGCAAGAACCCCCTGTACGTCGCGGCCGACGCCGACGTGCGCGCCGCCGCGCGCGGCGCCGTGCGCGCGTGCTTCTCCAACTCCGGCCAGCTCTGCGTCTCGATCGAGCGGCTCGTCCTGCACGAGGACGTCGCGGACGCGTTCCTCGACGAGTTCGTCCCGCTCGTCCGCGAGATGCGCCTCGGCGCCGGGCTCGACTACTCCGCCGACATGGGGTCGCTCACGTCGCAGGCGCAGCTCGACCGCGTGGTCGCGCACGTCGAGGACGCCATCGCGCGCGGCGCGCGCGTCCTCGCGGGCGGCGTGCACCGCGCGGACATCGGCCCTTGGTTCTACGCACCCACGGTGCTGGACGACGTGCCCGACGACGCGGCGTGCGCGCGCGAGGAGACGTTCGGTCCCGTCGTCTCCGTGCGTCGGGTCGCGAGCGACGACGAGGCCGTGCGGGTCATGAACGACTCCGAGTTCGGGCTCAACGCGAGCGTGTGGACGCGCGACGTGGCGCGAGGCCGCCGGATCGCGGCCCGCGTGGAGGCGGGGACCGTCAACGTCAACGACGGGTACTCCGCCGCCTGGGGCTCCGTCGGCGCCCCGATGGGCGGGTTCAAGGCGTCCGGCCTCGGCCGTCGGCACGGCCGCGAGGGGATCGAGGCGCTCACGGAGGCGCAGACCATCTCCGTGCAGCGCGGCGCGAACCAGGGCCTCACGCTCGACACGCTCTACGAGATCGGCGGCGAGCTCCCCAGCAGGGTGCTCACCTCCGCGCTCGACGTCATGCGTCGCCTGCGCCTGCCCTGA
- a CDS encoding ElyC/SanA/YdcF family protein has protein sequence MSDDPTSSPAAQSSTSTSSGSGASRRVPRDRPRRSRRRRATVWVAAGLAVLVLAPFAVVQGVGRAHVADRADVPPSDAIVVPGAGLRPDGSPSTYLRRRLDAAAELYGRGVAPVVLVSGDAHDDYDEPGSMRAWLLDRGVPDDAILLDREGFDTHATCTRAVSEFGVGTAVVVTQGYHLPRTLFSCRVAGLDAVGIGVSAASVEPWKAVLYRVREVPAATKAVLDAVRR, from the coding sequence GTGAGCGACGACCCGACCTCCAGCCCGGCCGCGCAGTCCTCGACGTCGACGTCGTCCGGGTCGGGGGCCTCCCGTCGGGTCCCGCGCGACCGTCCCCGTCGGTCGCGGCGTCGGCGCGCGACGGTCTGGGTCGCGGCCGGCCTGGCGGTGCTCGTGCTGGCGCCGTTCGCCGTCGTGCAGGGCGTCGGGCGCGCGCACGTCGCCGACCGGGCGGACGTGCCGCCGAGCGACGCGATCGTCGTCCCGGGTGCGGGGCTGCGCCCCGACGGGTCGCCGTCGACGTACCTGCGACGTCGGCTCGACGCGGCCGCGGAGCTCTACGGCCGGGGCGTCGCGCCCGTCGTCCTCGTGAGCGGCGACGCGCACGACGACTACGACGAGCCCGGGTCGATGCGCGCGTGGCTGCTCGACCGGGGCGTCCCGGACGACGCGATCCTGCTGGACCGGGAGGGCTTCGACACGCACGCCACGTGCACGCGCGCGGTGTCGGAGTTCGGCGTCGGCACGGCGGTCGTGGTGACGCAGGGCTACCACCTGCCGCGCACGCTCTTCTCGTGCCGCGTCGCGGGTCTCGACGCGGTCGGGATCGGGGTCAGCGCGGCGAGCGTCGAGCCGTGGAAGGCCGTGCTCTACCGCGTGCGCGAGGTACCCGCGGCGACGAAGGCCGTGCTCGACGCCGTGCGGCGCTGA
- a CDS encoding DUF4031 domain-containing protein, translated as MTVLIDPPAWPAHGTLFSHLVSDDSLAELHAFAAGIGVSRRAFDLDHYDVAAERYDAAVAAGAVPVGGRELARRLGASGLRVPGRARRAAKADALLARWDALLPGARDVGVDLVERWHEPHRVYHGPEHLVHALDSLALLEGRPPGVPDGASPPGREPVGPAASDTAATQLALWFHDAVHDGVAGRDEERSAELARTRLAGHLDTAVVDEVVRLVLVTTDHSPTADDRAGALVSDADLAILGSAPDRYARYVRQVRAEYAHVPDDAFRTGRAAVLRGLLGGGVLFRTPQGAARWEDRARHNLTDELTTLTTPT; from the coding sequence GTGACCGTTCTCATCGACCCGCCGGCGTGGCCCGCGCACGGGACGCTGTTCAGCCACCTGGTGTCGGACGACTCGTTGGCGGAGCTGCACGCGTTCGCCGCGGGCATCGGCGTGAGCCGGCGGGCGTTCGACCTCGACCACTACGACGTCGCCGCCGAGCGGTACGACGCCGCGGTCGCGGCGGGAGCCGTCCCCGTCGGCGGGCGCGAGCTCGCGCGCCGGCTCGGGGCGTCCGGGCTGCGCGTGCCGGGCCGGGCCCGGCGCGCGGCGAAGGCCGACGCGCTGCTCGCCCGGTGGGACGCGCTCCTGCCCGGGGCCCGCGACGTCGGCGTCGACCTCGTCGAGCGCTGGCACGAGCCGCACCGCGTCTACCACGGGCCGGAGCACCTCGTCCACGCGCTCGACTCGCTCGCGCTCCTGGAGGGGCGACCCCCCGGAGTGCCCGACGGCGCGAGCCCGCCCGGGCGCGAGCCCGTCGGCCCGGCGGCGAGCGACACCGCGGCGACCCAGCTCGCGCTGTGGTTCCACGACGCCGTGCACGACGGCGTGGCGGGACGCGACGAGGAGCGCTCCGCCGAGCTCGCGCGTACCCGGCTCGCGGGCCACCTCGACACCGCGGTCGTCGACGAGGTCGTGCGGCTCGTGCTCGTGACGACGGACCACTCCCCCACGGCCGACGACCGGGCGGGTGCGCTCGTGTCCGACGCCGACCTCGCGATCCTCGGCTCCGCGCCGGACCGGTACGCGCGGTACGTCCGACAGGTCCGCGCCGAGTACGCGCACGTGCCCGACGACGCCTTCCGCACCGGTCGCGCCGCCGTCCTGCGAGGACTGCTCGGTGGCGGCGTGCTGTTCCGCACCCCGCAGGGCGCCGCCCGATGGGAGGACCGGGCCCGCCACAACCTCACCGACGAGCTCACGACCCTCACCACCCCCACCTAA
- a CDS encoding acetate kinase: MTILPEGERPNPYSAYGAHGSVLVMNSGSSSLKYQLVNPVGGEAIAAGTIERIGEDTGIIKHRFAGNTTTREEPVADHGVALRIALGLFDEVGPTLADADVYAVGHRVVHGGAVFSAPVLVDDDVVRQISALSPLAPLHNPPNVKGIEVARELLPDVPHVAVFDTAFFSTLPDAAATYALDREVAQEHGVRRYGFHGTSHQYVSGKVARVLGRRIEGLNTIVLHLGNGASASAVRGGVAVDTSMGMTPLEGLVMGTRTGDIDAAIVFHLARNAGMSIDEIDVLFNKRSGVKGLSGVNDFRELRRLIDAGDEGARRAFDVYIHRLRKYVGAYTAVLGRVDVVAFTAGVGENDADVRAAVVEGLEPLGLAVDPERNAVRSGEPRVISPDWTSTLVMVVPTMEELAIARQSVEVVEAASRAS, translated from the coding sequence ATGACGATCCTGCCCGAGGGCGAGCGCCCCAACCCCTACAGCGCCTACGGGGCGCACGGGTCCGTGCTCGTCATGAACTCGGGGTCGTCCTCGCTCAAGTACCAGCTCGTCAACCCCGTCGGCGGCGAGGCGATCGCCGCGGGCACGATCGAGCGCATCGGCGAGGACACCGGCATCATCAAGCACCGGTTCGCGGGGAACACGACGACGCGTGAGGAGCCCGTCGCGGACCACGGCGTCGCCCTGCGCATCGCGCTGGGCCTGTTCGACGAGGTGGGGCCGACGCTCGCCGACGCGGACGTGTACGCCGTGGGCCACCGCGTGGTGCACGGCGGCGCGGTCTTCTCCGCGCCGGTCCTGGTGGACGACGACGTCGTCCGCCAGATCTCCGCGCTCTCGCCGCTGGCACCGCTGCACAACCCGCCGAACGTCAAGGGCATCGAGGTCGCGCGCGAGCTGCTGCCCGACGTGCCGCACGTCGCGGTGTTCGACACGGCGTTCTTCTCCACGCTGCCCGACGCCGCGGCCACGTACGCGCTGGACCGCGAGGTCGCGCAGGAGCACGGGGTGCGCCGGTACGGGTTCCACGGCACGAGCCACCAGTACGTGTCCGGCAAGGTCGCGCGCGTGCTGGGCCGCCGGATCGAGGGCCTCAACACGATCGTGCTGCACCTCGGCAACGGCGCGTCCGCGTCGGCCGTGCGCGGCGGCGTCGCGGTCGACACGTCGATGGGCATGACGCCGCTCGAGGGCCTCGTCATGGGCACGCGCACGGGCGACATCGACGCGGCCATCGTGTTCCACCTCGCGCGCAACGCGGGCATGAGCATCGACGAGATCGACGTCCTGTTCAACAAGCGCTCGGGCGTCAAGGGCCTGTCGGGGGTCAACGACTTCCGCGAGCTGCGGCGGCTCATCGACGCCGGCGACGAGGGCGCGCGCCGCGCCTTCGACGTCTACATCCACCGCCTGCGCAAGTACGTCGGTGCCTACACCGCCGTGCTCGGCCGGGTCGACGTCGTCGCCTTCACGGCGGGCGTCGGCGAGAACGACGCGGACGTGCGCGCCGCCGTCGTCGAGGGGCTCGAGCCGCTCGGCCTCGCCGTCGACCCGGAGCGCAACGCCGTGCGCTCCGGCGAGCCGCGCGTCATCTCGCCCGACTGGACGAGCACGCTCGTCATGGTCGTGCCGACGATGGAGGAGCTCGCGATCGCGCGCCAGTCCGTCGAGGTCGTCGAGGCGGCGTCGCGCGCGTCGTAG
- the pta gene encoding phosphate acetyltransferase, translated as MSDTARSIYITSPEGETGKSTIALGVLDLLVRKVQRVGVFRPVTRAAGPDVQDYVLELLLAHDGVDVTAEQAIGVTYEDVHADPEAALSQIVARYHEVARQCDFVVVVGTDYTDVAGPTELSFNARVAANLGAPVLLVVSGKDRTPDAVGNLIEVSVAELRSQHAQPIGVVANRVQPDDLDAVRALLGALGPDGEPLARAAGTASGTTAEPATGAHLPGWAVPEDPFLDAPTVRALMEAVGGTLAFGEEALLGREATDLLVGAMSFEHLLDRLTDGAVVITPGDRVDILIGLLAAHSASGFPSLAGVILNGGFFPPESTARLVADLDPSLPIIRTDLGTFRSASAAASARGRVTKESQRKVDTALALFEQNIDGAALLAGLDVPRPEVVTPLMFEYELLSRARADRKHVVLPEGDDDRILRAASTLLGRQVAELTILGEEPKVRARAAELGLDIDAAHVVSPHDPGLVERFAAEYARLRAHKGIRLEEARERVQDVSYFGTMMVHLGLADGMVSGAKHTTAHTIKPSFEIIKTQPGVSVVSSVFLMCLQDRVLVYGDCAVIPDPTAEQLADIAISSAATAQQFGVDQRVAMLSYSTGESGSGADVDKVRRGTALVRERRPDLFVEGPIQYDAAVDASVAASKMPGSDVAGRATVFIFPDLNTGNNTYKAVQRSAGAVAVGPVLQGLNKPVNDLSRGALVQDIVNTVAITAIQAQGSAAPAPAADSTHDSGHSRGATS; from the coding sequence GTGAGCGATACCGCTCGCAGCATCTACATCACCTCGCCCGAGGGCGAGACGGGCAAGTCCACGATCGCGCTGGGGGTCCTCGACCTGCTGGTCCGCAAGGTCCAGCGGGTGGGGGTCTTCCGCCCGGTCACCCGGGCCGCCGGCCCGGACGTGCAGGACTACGTGCTCGAGCTCCTGCTCGCGCACGACGGCGTGGACGTCACCGCCGAGCAGGCGATCGGCGTCACGTACGAGGACGTCCACGCCGACCCGGAGGCCGCGCTCTCGCAGATCGTGGCCCGGTACCACGAGGTCGCGCGGCAGTGCGACTTCGTCGTGGTGGTCGGGACGGACTACACCGACGTCGCGGGCCCGACCGAGCTGTCGTTCAACGCGCGCGTCGCGGCGAACCTCGGCGCGCCGGTCCTCCTCGTCGTCTCCGGCAAGGACCGCACGCCCGACGCCGTGGGCAACCTCATCGAGGTGAGCGTCGCCGAGCTGCGCTCCCAGCACGCGCAGCCGATCGGCGTCGTCGCGAACCGCGTCCAGCCGGACGACCTCGACGCGGTGCGCGCGCTGCTCGGGGCGCTCGGCCCCGACGGCGAGCCGCTCGCGCGGGCCGCGGGGACGGCGTCGGGCACGACGGCCGAGCCGGCCACGGGCGCGCACCTGCCGGGCTGGGCGGTGCCCGAGGACCCGTTCCTCGACGCACCGACCGTGCGCGCGCTCATGGAGGCCGTGGGCGGGACGCTCGCGTTCGGGGAGGAGGCGCTCCTGGGCCGCGAGGCGACGGACCTGCTCGTCGGCGCCATGTCGTTCGAGCACCTGCTGGACCGGCTGACCGACGGCGCGGTCGTCATCACGCCCGGCGACCGCGTCGACATCCTCATCGGGCTGCTCGCCGCGCACTCGGCGTCGGGCTTCCCCTCGCTCGCGGGCGTCATCCTCAACGGCGGGTTCTTCCCGCCGGAGTCCACGGCGCGCCTCGTCGCGGACCTCGACCCGAGCCTGCCGATCATCCGCACCGACCTGGGGACGTTCCGCTCGGCGAGCGCCGCCGCGAGCGCCCGCGGCCGCGTCACCAAGGAGTCGCAGCGCAAGGTCGACACGGCGCTCGCGCTGTTCGAGCAGAACATCGACGGCGCGGCGCTCCTCGCCGGCCTCGACGTTCCCCGGCCCGAGGTCGTCACGCCGCTCATGTTCGAGTACGAGCTGCTCTCGCGCGCCCGCGCGGACCGCAAGCACGTCGTGCTCCCCGAGGGCGACGACGACCGCATCCTGCGCGCCGCGTCCACGCTGCTCGGCCGCCAGGTCGCCGAGCTGACGATCCTCGGCGAGGAGCCCAAGGTCCGCGCCCGCGCGGCCGAGCTCGGCCTCGACATCGACGCCGCCCACGTCGTCAGCCCGCACGACCCGGGGCTCGTGGAGCGGTTCGCGGCGGAGTACGCCCGCCTGCGCGCCCACAAGGGCATCCGGCTCGAGGAGGCGCGCGAGCGCGTCCAGGACGTCTCGTACTTCGGCACGATGATGGTCCACCTCGGCCTCGCGGACGGCATGGTCTCGGGCGCCAAGCACACGACGGCGCACACCATCAAGCCGTCGTTCGAGATCATCAAGACGCAGCCGGGCGTGTCCGTCGTGTCGTCGGTGTTCCTCATGTGCCTCCAGGACCGCGTCCTCGTCTACGGGGACTGCGCGGTCATCCCGGACCCGACCGCGGAGCAGCTCGCGGACATCGCGATCTCCTCCGCGGCGACGGCGCAGCAGTTCGGCGTCGACCAGCGCGTCGCGATGCTGTCGTACTCGACCGGCGAGTCGGGGTCGGGTGCCGACGTCGACAAGGTGCGCCGGGGCACGGCCCTCGTCCGCGAGCGCCGCCCCGACCTGTTCGTCGAGGGCCCGATCCAGTACGACGCCGCCGTGGACGCGTCCGTCGCGGCGTCGAAGATGCCGGGCTCGGACGTCGCGGGCCGCGCGACGGTGTTCATCTTCCCGGACCTCAACACGGGCAACAACACCTACAAGGCGGTGCAACGCTCCGCGGGCGCCGTCGCGGTGGGCCCGGTCCTCCAGGGCCTCAACAAGCCGGTGAACGACCTCTCGCGCGGCGCGCTCGTGCAGGACATCGTCAACACCGTCGCGATCACGGCGATCCAGGCGCAGGGGTCCGCGGCCCCTGCGCCAGCCGCCGACTCCACCCACGACTCCGGCCACTCCCGAGGAGCCACCTCATGA
- a CDS encoding phosphoketolase family protein, translating to MSTTTATESTAWRPAEVAPLDDDTLRRVDAWWRAANYLSVGQIYLLDNPLLRTPLDREDVKPRLLGHWGTTPGLNFLYAHLNRAIAQRRQSTIYVAGPGHGGPGLVANAYLEGTYSETYTDITQDTEGLRRLFRQFSFPGGIPSHVAPETPGSIHEGGELGYALSHAYGAAFDNPDLLVAAVVGDGEAETGPLATSWHSNKFVNARNDGVVLPILHLNGYKIANPTVLARISDDELRDLMIGYGHTPYFFTGGFDGEDHFEVHQRFAQLLDEVLNHIAQIKADAAAGNDERPAWPMIVFRTPKGWTCPPVIDGKKTEDSWRAHQVPLASARDTPEHLDVLRGWLESYRADELFDEGGRLRDDIAALAPEGTLRMSDNPHANGGLLLKDLRLPDFRDYAVDVSGPGGNVAEATRVLGQWLTDVVRLNPDNFRIFGPDETASNRLQAVYEVTDKQWNADFFGPDVDEHLARAGRVMEMLSEHQCQGWLEGYLLTGRHGLFTSYEAFIHIVDSMFNQHAKWLKVTNHIPWRRPIASLNYLLSSHVWRQDHNGFSHQDPGFIDHVVNKKAEIVRVYLPPDANTLLSTYDHCLRSRQYVNVVVAGKQPAPQFLSMDQAVAHCTRGLGIWEWAGTEVEGEDPDVVLGAAGDVPTLEVLAAADILRRRIPDLKVRVVNVVDLMRLQDEKEHPHGLSDKDFDTLFTADRPVIFNYHGYPWLIHRLTYRRTNHANIHVRGYKEEGTTTTPFDMAMLNDIDRYHLVIDVIDRVPSLRSTYAGLRQEMVDARLTARQYTREHGEDIPEVRDWVWPDVGETATEQGGPQYNGASAAVQDTGGDNE from the coding sequence ATGAGCACGACCACCGCCACCGAGTCCACCGCCTGGCGACCCGCCGAGGTCGCCCCCCTCGACGACGACACCCTGCGTCGCGTCGACGCGTGGTGGCGTGCAGCGAACTACCTGTCCGTCGGCCAGATCTACCTGCTCGACAACCCGCTGCTGCGCACGCCGCTGGACCGCGAGGACGTCAAGCCGCGCCTGCTGGGCCACTGGGGCACGACGCCCGGCCTGAACTTCCTCTACGCGCACCTCAACCGCGCGATCGCGCAGCGCCGCCAGTCGACGATCTACGTCGCGGGCCCCGGTCACGGCGGCCCCGGCCTCGTCGCGAACGCGTACCTCGAGGGCACGTACTCCGAGACGTACACGGACATCACGCAGGACACCGAGGGCCTGCGCCGCCTGTTCCGCCAGTTCTCCTTCCCGGGCGGGATCCCGAGCCACGTCGCGCCCGAGACGCCGGGGTCGATCCACGAGGGCGGCGAGCTCGGCTACGCGCTCTCCCACGCGTACGGCGCGGCGTTCGACAACCCGGACCTGCTGGTCGCGGCGGTCGTGGGCGACGGCGAGGCGGAGACGGGCCCGCTCGCGACGAGCTGGCACTCCAACAAGTTCGTCAACGCGCGCAACGACGGCGTCGTGCTGCCGATCCTGCACCTCAACGGGTACAAGATCGCCAACCCGACGGTGCTCGCCCGGATCAGCGACGACGAGCTGCGCGACCTCATGATCGGCTACGGCCACACCCCGTACTTCTTCACGGGCGGGTTCGACGGCGAGGACCACTTCGAGGTCCACCAGCGCTTCGCGCAGCTCCTCGACGAGGTGCTCAACCACATCGCGCAGATCAAGGCCGACGCCGCGGCCGGGAACGACGAGCGACCCGCGTGGCCGATGATCGTGTTCCGCACGCCGAAGGGCTGGACCTGCCCGCCCGTCATCGACGGCAAGAAGACCGAGGACTCGTGGCGCGCGCACCAGGTGCCGCTCGCGAGCGCGCGGGACACCCCGGAGCACCTCGACGTGCTGCGCGGCTGGCTCGAGTCGTACCGCGCGGACGAGCTCTTCGACGAGGGCGGTCGCCTGCGCGACGACATCGCCGCGCTCGCCCCCGAGGGCACGCTGCGCATGAGCGACAACCCGCACGCGAACGGCGGGCTGCTGCTCAAGGACCTGCGCCTGCCGGACTTCCGCGACTACGCGGTCGACGTCTCGGGACCGGGCGGCAACGTCGCCGAGGCGACCCGCGTGCTGGGTCAGTGGCTCACCGACGTGGTGCGGCTCAACCCCGACAACTTCCGGATCTTCGGGCCGGACGAGACCGCGTCGAACCGGCTCCAGGCCGTGTACGAGGTCACGGACAAGCAGTGGAACGCCGACTTCTTCGGGCCGGACGTCGACGAGCACCTCGCGCGTGCCGGCCGGGTCATGGAGATGCTGTCGGAGCACCAGTGCCAGGGCTGGCTCGAGGGCTACCTGCTCACCGGGCGGCACGGCCTGTTCACCAGCTACGAGGCCTTCATCCACATCGTCGACTCGATGTTCAACCAGCACGCGAAGTGGCTCAAGGTCACCAACCACATCCCGTGGCGGCGACCGATCGCGAGCCTCAACTACCTGCTGTCGAGCCACGTGTGGCGCCAGGACCACAACGGCTTCAGCCACCAGGACCCGGGCTTCATCGACCACGTCGTCAACAAGAAGGCCGAGATCGTCCGCGTCTACCTGCCGCCGGACGCCAACACCCTGCTCTCGACCTACGACCACTGCCTGCGCTCCCGCCAGTACGTGAACGTCGTCGTCGCGGGCAAGCAGCCGGCACCGCAGTTCCTGTCCATGGACCAGGCCGTCGCGCACTGCACGCGCGGGCTCGGCATCTGGGAGTGGGCCGGCACCGAGGTCGAGGGCGAGGACCCGGACGTCGTGCTCGGCGCCGCGGGCGACGTCCCGACGCTCGAGGTGCTCGCCGCGGCGGACATCCTGCGCCGCCGGATCCCGGACCTCAAGGTCCGGGTCGTCAACGTCGTGGACCTCATGCGGCTCCAGGACGAGAAGGAGCACCCGCACGGCCTGTCGGACAAGGACTTCGACACGCTCTTCACCGCGGACCGGCCCGTCATCTTCAACTACCACGGCTACCCGTGGCTGATCCACCGCCTCACGTACCGCCGCACCAACCACGCGAACATCCACGTGCGCGGCTACAAGGAGGAGGGCACCACCACCACCCCGTTCGACATGGCCATGCTCAACGACATCGACCGCTACCACCTGGTGATCGACGTCATCGACCGCGTGCCGTCCCTGCGCTCGACCTACGCGGGTCTGCGCCAGGAGATGGTCGACGCGCGGCTGACGGCCCGGCAGTACACCCGCGAGCACGGGGAGGACATCCCCGAGGTGCGCGACTGGGTGTGGCCGGACGTCGGCGAGACGGCGACCGAGCAGGGTGGCCCGCAGTACAACGGCGCGAGCGCCGCCGTGCAGGACACCGGAGGAGACAACGAGTGA